The Arachis ipaensis cultivar K30076 chromosome B07, Araip1.1, whole genome shotgun sequence genome includes a window with the following:
- the LOC107608379 gene encoding peroxidase P7-like has product MAPNNLHQYIISVGVIVSLATFLNPTYGDDGLSPDYYKGVCPQALPTVRAVVKQAIHSEPRNGASLLRLHFHDCFVNGCDGSVLLDDTPEMKGEKTATPNNNSLRAFDVVDEIKAAVDKACNGPLVSCADILALAARDSVFIMGGRQYYYKVLLGRRDATSASIEDANNHLPLATTAFSDLLSRFFQPNGLDLKDMVVLSGAHTIGFAKCDSFKARLYNDTNIDSNFATSLKQSCPPSGGSNLTALDVSTASFDINYYSDLLQNKGVLHSDQELYKGDGCESDQLVKLYSSNPNAFAKDFATSMVKMGKIKPLLENQGEIRSSCRKTNRGGYY; this is encoded by the exons ATGGCTCCCAATAATCTCCATCAATATATTATTAGTGTGGGTGTTATTGTTTCTTTGGCAACATTTTTGAACCCAACATACGGTGATGATGGGttgagtcctgattattataaGGGAGTGTGCCCTCAGGCATTGCCAACAGTACGAGCAGTTGTGAAGCAAGCAATCCATAGTGAACCACGAAATGGAGCATCTTTGTTGCGTTTGCATTTCCATGACTGCTTCGTTAAT GGCTGTGACGGATCGGTTCTACTAGATGACACTCCGGAGATGAAGGGAGAAAAGACAGCAACCCCAAATAACAATTCCCTTCGAGCATTTGATGTTGTTGATGAAATCAAAGCAGCTGTCGACAAAGCTTGCAATGGTCCTCTTGTCTCTTGTGCAGATATACTTGCTCTTGCTGCTCGTGATTCTGTATTCATT ATGGGAGGTAGACAATACTACTACAAAGTGTTGTTAGGCAGAAGAGATGCAACATCTGCAAGCATAGAGGATGCAAACAACCACCTTCCGTTGGCGACCACCGCCTTCTCCGATCTTCTCAGCCGATTCTTCCAGCCAAATGGGCTGGACCTCAAAGACATGGTGGTCCTCTCCGGCGCACACACAATTGGATTCGCAAAATGTGATTCTTTTAAAGCAAGGCTCTACAATGACACCAACATAGACTCAAATTTCGCAACATCATTGAAGCAATCTTGTCCTCCCAGTGGTGGTTCAAATTTGACAGCTTTAGATGTTAGCACTGCAAGTTTTGACATCAACTATTACAGTGATTTGTTGCAGAACAAGGGAGTTCTTCATTCTGATCAAGAGCTCTATAAGGGTGATGGTTGTGAGAGTGATCAGTTGGTGAAGCTTTATAGTAGTAACCCTAATGCTTTTGCTAAGGATTTTGCAACTTCCATGGTTAAGATGGGTAAGATTAAGCCTTTACTTGAAAATCAAGGAGAAATTAGATCTAGTTGCAGAAAAACCAATCGTGGTGGATATTACTAG